Proteins found in one Pseudomonas marvdashtae genomic segment:
- a CDS encoding TerC family protein, whose translation MEWIVDPTAWLGLLTLIVLELVLGIDNLVFIAILADKLPPEQRDRARVIGLSLALLMRLGLLASISWMVTLTNPLFELFDKTFSGRDLIMLFGGVFLLFKATMELHERLEGHVTQRAGNAAYAMFWPIVAQIVVLDAVFSLDAVITAVGMVEHLSVMMIAVIFSIGLMIVASKPLTKFVNGHPTVIMLCLGFLMMIGFSLTAEGLGFHIPKGYLYAAIGFSILIELFNQLARSRRKKSLQGLLPMRERTAHAVMRLLGGKQLGADEVGEEIADMLADGEHEQVFHRRERVMISGVLQLAERPIRHVMTPRAQIDHIDLADTPEQIRTALMHSSYSRLPLIREGRVDEPLGFVHKKELLKEILAGNQPNLEAMARKTINLLDSFTILNALEQMRKESTHIAFVVNEFGDFVGLLTMTDILESIAGELPDASEIEGPNIVPQEGGFLVSGALNLSQIREHIGFLVEATEDYQTLAGLVMSLLDRLPIIGDTLSWQGWRMTVVEVEERRVTRVLLRVEEPAFAAHD comes from the coding sequence ATGGAATGGATCGTTGACCCCACCGCATGGCTCGGCCTGCTGACCTTGATCGTGCTGGAGCTGGTGCTCGGCATCGATAACCTCGTATTCATCGCCATCCTGGCTGACAAGCTCCCGCCCGAGCAGCGTGACCGTGCCCGCGTCATCGGCCTGTCCCTGGCACTGCTGATGCGTCTTGGCCTGCTGGCCAGCATCTCTTGGATGGTGACCCTGACCAACCCGCTGTTCGAACTGTTCGACAAGACGTTCTCGGGTCGGGACTTGATCATGCTGTTCGGCGGTGTGTTCCTGTTGTTCAAAGCGACCATGGAATTGCACGAGCGGCTTGAGGGCCACGTGACGCAACGCGCCGGTAATGCCGCCTACGCGATGTTCTGGCCTATCGTCGCGCAAATTGTCGTGCTGGATGCGGTCTTTTCCCTGGATGCGGTGATTACCGCCGTGGGCATGGTGGAGCACTTGTCGGTCATGATGATCGCGGTGATTTTCTCCATCGGCTTGATGATTGTGGCAAGCAAACCGCTGACGAAATTCGTCAACGGCCATCCCACCGTTATCATGCTCTGCCTGGGCTTCCTGATGATGATCGGCTTCAGCCTCACCGCCGAGGGCCTGGGCTTTCACATTCCCAAAGGTTATTTGTACGCCGCGATTGGCTTCTCGATCCTGATCGAACTGTTCAACCAATTGGCACGCTCGCGTCGCAAGAAAAGCCTGCAAGGCCTTCTGCCGATGCGTGAGCGTACGGCTCATGCGGTGATGCGCCTGCTGGGCGGCAAACAGTTGGGTGCCGATGAAGTTGGCGAAGAAATCGCCGACATGCTGGCCGACGGTGAACACGAACAGGTTTTCCATCGACGCGAGCGGGTCATGATCAGTGGCGTGCTGCAATTGGCAGAGCGCCCGATCCGCCATGTGATGACGCCTCGCGCGCAAATCGACCATATTGACCTGGCGGACACGCCGGAACAGATCCGTACGGCGCTGATGCACTCGTCGTATTCGCGCTTGCCGTTGATTCGGGAAGGACGCGTGGATGAGCCCCTGGGCTTCGTCCACAAGAAAGAACTTCTCAAGGAAATACTGGCGGGCAACCAGCCGAACCTGGAAGCCATGGCGCGCAAAACGATCAACTTGCTCGACAGTTTCACGATCCTTAACGCGTTGGAACAGATGCGCAAGGAGTCGACCCATATCGCGTTCGTGGTGAACGAGTTCGGCGACTTCGTGGGCCTGCTCACCATGACCGACATCCTCGAGTCCATTGCCGGCGAATTGCCGGATGCCAGCGAAATCGAAGGCCCTAACATCGTCCCCCAGGAAGGTGGTTTTCTCGTCAGCGGTGCCTTGAATCTCAGTCAGATTCGCGAGCACATCGGCTTCCTGGTTGAAGCGACAGAGGATTACCAGACGCTTGCCGGGCTGGTAATGAGCCTGCTGGATCGCCTGCCGATCATTGGCGACACCCTCAGTTGGCAGGGCTGGCGCATGACCGTCGTGGAAGTTGAAGAGCGTCGGGTGACCCGGGTCTTGTTACGTGTCGAGGAGCCCGCTTTCGCCGCGCATGACTGA
- a CDS encoding SDR family oxidoreductase gives MSILITGATGTIGSLITARLAEAGAEVKALVRQAGKRDFPAGVTEVIADLTDVPSMRAALSSVRTLFLLNAVTPDEVTQALITLNLAREAGIERIVYLSVIHADKFTNVPHFTGKHTVERMIESHGVPATILRPAYFMQNELMVQQTLRDYGVYPMPIGSKGVSMIDARDIADVAVAELLRRDRAPTALDRVTLELVGPQALTGAAVAQAWSLALSREVAYGGDDVAAFEGQMASFGPSWLAYDMRLMMAGIQAFGMQAEDGTVERLQAILGRPLRTYDDFVREAAGQA, from the coding sequence ATGAGCATCTTGATCACCGGCGCCACGGGCACCATTGGTTCACTTATCACTGCGCGGCTCGCCGAAGCGGGCGCCGAGGTAAAAGCGCTGGTGCGCCAGGCCGGCAAGCGGGACTTCCCTGCAGGCGTCACCGAAGTCATCGCAGACTTGACCGACGTACCGTCCATGCGCGCCGCGCTTTCATCGGTGCGTACGTTGTTCTTGCTGAACGCCGTCACGCCCGATGAGGTGACACAGGCACTGATCACGCTGAACCTGGCGCGCGAAGCCGGTATCGAGCGCATCGTCTACCTGTCGGTGATCCATGCCGACAAGTTCACCAACGTTCCGCATTTCACCGGCAAGCATACGGTCGAGAGGATGATCGAAAGTCACGGCGTTCCGGCAACCATTCTGCGTCCGGCTTACTTTATGCAGAACGAGCTCATGGTCCAGCAGACCCTCCGTGACTACGGCGTCTACCCGATGCCGATCGGCTCGAAGGGCGTCTCGATGATCGATGCGCGCGACATCGCCGATGTCGCCGTCGCCGAGTTGCTGCGACGGGACCGTGCCCCCACTGCCCTCGACCGCGTCACGCTGGAACTTGTAGGCCCGCAAGCATTGACCGGTGCAGCCGTGGCACAGGCCTGGAGCTTGGCACTGAGTCGCGAAGTCGCTTATGGCGGTGACGACGTGGCCGCATTCGAAGGACAGATGGCATCGTTCGGCCCCAGCTGGCTGGCGTACGACATGCGCCTGATGATGGCCGGCATCCAGGCCTTTGGCATGCAGGCCGAAGACGGGACGGTCGAACGGTTGCAAGCCATTCTGGGACGCCCTCTACGCACCTACGATGATTTCGTCCGCGAGGCCGCTGGCCAAGCTTGA
- a CDS encoding LysR family transcriptional regulator, producing MNLNALIDFALVATNEGLGKASRASGRSKATLSRRIADLEEQLGVRLIERSARGLKLTEAGEMLIARTEGPLGEVIEAMTAAQEGLSTPRGRLRVAAPVLFSQLAMGRIGAEFCAAYPQVSLDVVAEDRLVDLVEEQYDVAIRINPSPDSSLVGRCFAKDRLVVVAAPGIAKPTRGAVRPVPSIVFSNFQPTHWNLDDGRLILEPVPKLWFSSFLMIRDAAIAGGGAALIPQSIAGSQLARGELVQWGTVSGVEAQLWVLHTSRRLAAPKVRAFVDFMCARYLDMSLVLEG from the coding sequence ATGAACCTGAACGCGCTGATCGATTTTGCCTTGGTCGCCACCAATGAAGGGCTTGGAAAGGCCAGCCGGGCGAGCGGCAGGTCGAAAGCGACCTTGTCGCGGCGCATTGCCGACTTGGAGGAGCAGTTGGGCGTCCGGCTGATCGAGCGCAGCGCCCGTGGCTTGAAGCTCACCGAGGCTGGGGAAATGCTGATTGCCCGGACCGAAGGCCCGTTGGGCGAAGTGATCGAGGCCATGACGGCGGCACAGGAAGGGCTGTCCACGCCGCGCGGACGCTTGCGGGTGGCTGCCCCGGTGTTGTTTTCGCAACTGGCGATGGGGCGCATTGGGGCTGAGTTCTGTGCGGCCTACCCGCAGGTTTCGCTCGATGTCGTGGCGGAGGATCGGTTGGTCGACTTGGTGGAGGAACAATACGATGTGGCCATCCGGATCAACCCGAGCCCGGACAGCAGTCTGGTCGGAAGATGTTTCGCCAAGGACCGGTTGGTGGTCGTGGCCGCGCCAGGAATCGCCAAGCCGACACGCGGTGCGGTCAGGCCGGTTCCCAGTATCGTGTTCTCGAACTTCCAACCGACCCACTGGAATCTCGATGACGGGCGCTTGATCCTGGAGCCTGTCCCCAAGCTATGGTTTTCCTCGTTCCTGATGATTCGCGACGCGGCTATCGCCGGGGGTGGGGCGGCACTCATTCCGCAATCCATCGCCGGTAGCCAACTTGCACGTGGCGAGTTGGTTCAATGGGGGACGGTATCGGGAGTTGAAGCGCAGCTCTGGGTGTTGCACACGTCCAGGCGCCTGGCGGCACCGAAAGTTCGCGCATTCGTCGATTTCATGTGCGCCAGGTATCTGGACATGTCATTGGTGCTGGAAGGATAA
- a CDS encoding acyclic terpene utilization AtuA family protein gives MDKICPLVNVVSAPIIGALNRQEEGVMGQLFEGCIKVIVPCGSLGAGVREEEIAYGLAAGAQVIASDAGSTDSGAAYLALGKSKNNRGAVKRDLTILMKAQAQSGVPIIVGTAGQAGGDLNLDWTRDIALEIAAELGVSPKIALIYCEQDKQTVKKLNAEGRIKPLPPHGSLEDATVDSCEHIVAALGVEPFLAALDAGADIILAGRSTDTAVIACYPIWKGAPWGPSWHAGKTGECGVQCAVNPTLGSGILLSVDANGFEVEPLSQDNQCTPHSVSAHMLYENSDPFRLIEPGGILNVAQARYTALNGRAVRVEGSRWEEMPYTMKLEGASAGLYQTIMLVGIQDPDVLNDIDGFHDRLLEALHIRTRQSIPAEELGEFHISLRMYGWNGVTGAAPAVGTLPPPEVGMLFVATAATQEMANTIAQACNPYFFHYPSVMGKELPSYGFAFTPADIPRGQIFEFKLNHVVQLEDPLALVRLKWIDLSNKSTAIQELAQ, from the coding sequence ATGGACAAAATCTGTCCACTTGTCAACGTGGTTTCAGCCCCTATTATTGGCGCACTGAATCGCCAAGAAGAGGGTGTTATGGGGCAGTTATTTGAAGGTTGCATAAAGGTGATCGTTCCTTGTGGTTCGTTGGGGGCGGGTGTTCGCGAAGAAGAAATTGCTTATGGGTTGGCGGCGGGGGCGCAAGTCATTGCTTCGGACGCCGGTTCCACCGATAGCGGTGCGGCTTATCTCGCTCTTGGAAAATCCAAGAACAACCGAGGCGCGGTCAAGCGCGACCTGACAATTTTAATGAAAGCCCAAGCGCAATCCGGCGTGCCGATAATTGTCGGCACCGCGGGGCAGGCAGGCGGTGATCTGAACTTGGATTGGACGCGAGATATTGCCCTTGAAATTGCTGCAGAGTTGGGCGTGTCGCCAAAAATAGCGCTCATCTATTGCGAGCAAGACAAGCAGACAGTTAAAAAACTGAACGCTGAAGGTCGTATCAAGCCGCTCCCGCCTCATGGAAGTCTGGAAGACGCGACGGTGGACAGTTGTGAACACATTGTCGCAGCGCTTGGGGTGGAACCCTTTCTCGCCGCCCTTGATGCTGGCGCGGACATAATCCTGGCTGGTCGTTCCACCGATACTGCGGTCATCGCCTGTTATCCCATCTGGAAGGGCGCGCCTTGGGGGCCTTCCTGGCACGCCGGCAAAACCGGTGAATGCGGCGTGCAATGCGCCGTCAACCCGACACTTGGATCGGGCATCCTGCTGAGTGTTGATGCGAATGGCTTCGAAGTCGAACCCTTGAGCCAAGACAATCAGTGCACCCCTCATAGCGTATCGGCCCACATGCTCTACGAGAACAGCGATCCGTTCCGGTTGATCGAGCCAGGCGGCATCTTGAATGTTGCCCAGGCGCGTTATACCGCTCTGAATGGCCGCGCCGTTCGAGTGGAGGGTTCGCGCTGGGAAGAAATGCCCTACACCATGAAGTTGGAAGGCGCCTCGGCTGGTTTATATCAAACGATCATGCTGGTGGGCATCCAGGATCCCGATGTGCTCAATGATATCGATGGTTTTCACGATCGCTTGCTCGAAGCCCTCCATATAAGAACGCGCCAGTCCATACCCGCCGAGGAACTGGGCGAGTTTCATATTTCCCTGCGGATGTACGGATGGAATGGCGTTACGGGTGCAGCGCCTGCTGTCGGGACATTGCCCCCGCCTGAAGTGGGTATGTTGTTTGTCGCAACTGCCGCGACCCAGGAAATGGCCAATACAATTGCTCAAGCCTGCAATCCTTATTTTTTCCATTACCCCAGTGTCATGGGCAAGGAACTGCCTTCCTATGGGTTTGCCTTTACACCGGCCGATATACCTCGCGGGCAGATATTCGAGTTCAAGTTGAATCACGTCGTGCAACTTGAAGATCCATTGGCGTTGGTGCGTCTGAAATGGATTGATCTATCAAACAAGTCGACGGCTATACAGGAGCTTGCACAGTGA
- a CDS encoding DUF4387 family protein: protein MIKLRDVCRHVRSKQAGPFWITFDIFFNGRENFERYSDCAALSPGQFARLYGTDPEQVKRVAVPDLEMVKISYPRATPQGGMVERDMHAGQQYVRLLDVMVE, encoded by the coding sequence GTGATCAAGTTGCGTGATGTCTGTCGGCATGTCCGATCCAAACAAGCGGGGCCGTTCTGGATTACTTTCGATATCTTCTTCAATGGGCGCGAGAACTTTGAGCGTTATTCCGATTGCGCCGCACTTTCTCCCGGGCAATTCGCGAGGCTCTACGGCACCGATCCCGAACAAGTCAAGCGCGTTGCCGTGCCCGACCTGGAAATGGTCAAGATCTCTTATCCGCGGGCAACGCCGCAGGGGGGCATGGTCGAGCGCGACATGCATGCCGGCCAGCAATACGTCCGCCTGCTCGACGTGATGGTCGAGTAA
- a CDS encoding MmgE/PrpD family protein produces the protein MTDSTVAMRLAQYAHEFRKQRLPVKIIHLVRQRFIDSLACVLGAYGADPVTAAVCYAAANTAKSSSVFGTDLKTTPEIAAFANGLMVRFLDYNDGYMGKEPGHPSDNIPACLAVAQAEGATGAELISAIVLAYEIQMRLQDAASLNKRGWDHVNYINVAMAVAASNLMKLDVLQTEQAINIALSGHLAMRQVRSGSLSDWKGCSAANAARNAIFAAQLARHGMTGPSPIFEGEMGFFKQVSGPFELDTDRFGTPDNGDYAICRSLTKTFPTNGELHTAVWAALDLRKRIDGVGEIAAITIETSEFNRRVLADTPEKWLPKTRETADHSLPYNVARALLDGDITIGSYSAEKIADPAAIALMDKIVVAEDPALTALFPRHLANRVSVTLLSGKQVVSEMITGPGSVETPMNDHDFERKFVRMAAPHIDATAQARVLGLVARLEEQDEFESLFAAMTVS, from the coding sequence ATGACGGACTCGACCGTTGCTATGCGGCTGGCGCAATACGCCCACGAATTCAGGAAGCAAAGGCTACCCGTAAAAATCATCCACCTGGTGCGCCAGCGCTTTATCGATAGCCTGGCCTGCGTGCTGGGCGCTTATGGGGCGGACCCGGTAACGGCTGCCGTGTGTTACGCCGCCGCCAACACCGCGAAATCCTCCAGCGTCTTCGGCACGGATTTAAAAACGACGCCGGAAATCGCCGCCTTCGCCAACGGCCTGATGGTCCGCTTCCTCGACTATAACGACGGCTACATGGGCAAGGAACCGGGCCACCCCAGTGACAACATTCCCGCCTGCCTCGCGGTGGCCCAGGCCGAGGGGGCAACGGGTGCCGAGCTGATTTCGGCCATTGTCCTGGCCTACGAGATCCAGATGCGGTTGCAGGATGCGGCCAGCTTGAACAAGCGTGGCTGGGACCACGTCAATTACATCAATGTAGCGATGGCGGTGGCGGCTTCGAACCTGATGAAACTCGACGTGCTCCAGACTGAGCAAGCGATCAATATTGCCCTGAGCGGGCATCTGGCGATGCGCCAGGTGCGCAGTGGGTCGTTGTCCGACTGGAAAGGTTGCTCTGCAGCCAATGCCGCACGCAACGCCATTTTCGCCGCCCAACTGGCGCGCCATGGCATGACGGGGCCGTCGCCGATCTTTGAAGGTGAGATGGGCTTCTTCAAGCAGGTTTCGGGACCGTTTGAGCTGGATACCGATCGTTTTGGTACGCCTGACAATGGCGATTACGCCATATGCCGCTCCCTGACCAAGACATTTCCCACCAATGGCGAGCTGCATACGGCTGTCTGGGCTGCGCTGGATCTACGCAAACGGATCGACGGGGTGGGAGAGATTGCCGCCATTACCATCGAAACCTCGGAATTCAACCGCCGAGTGCTGGCCGATACGCCGGAGAAATGGTTGCCGAAAACCAGGGAAACGGCGGACCACAGCCTGCCTTACAACGTCGCCCGGGCATTGCTCGATGGCGACATCACGATAGGCTCTTATTCTGCTGAAAAAATTGCCGACCCAGCGGCGATTGCCTTGATGGACAAGATTGTCGTCGCTGAGGATCCGGCGCTGACGGCACTGTTCCCACGGCACCTGGCCAATCGTGTCAGTGTGACCCTGCTGTCAGGCAAGCAAGTGGTGAGTGAGATGATCACCGGGCCCGGATCCGTCGAAACCCCGATGAACGATCATGATTTCGAGCGAAAATTCGTACGCATGGCCGCGCCGCATATCGACGCAACGGCCCAGGCCCGAGTGCTGGGGCTCGTTGCCCGGCTTGAAGAACAAGACGAGTTCGAATCGCTATTCGCGGCGATGACGGTCTCGTAA
- a CDS encoding citrate synthase has product MPDQENLYLSAEQAAALLGVSLATLYAYVSRKNIRSIKIAGSPKRRYWAEDIQRLVKVPAGEKHAAKRLSPSDSAITLITDDGLFYRGHDVVELADHATVEEVAELIWQVPSAFGTSLPRAPNDAAKLLKIYEHMSAQEKAIALFPLVQRENPKAFDLSTDSYARTGADVVRWFAALVVGATEPSTQPLHEFITQACGAPPAHADLIRRLLILSIDHELDHATHSVRVAATTGATPYYAVIAGLAAARGHKVAYGRNEAASRMIEEICTAPDPAQPILQRYSQEGHIVGFGANVHSINDPRASNLLAALTAVFDGDSEFAKLQKAFSVASELVAYPPEFILMVSFIGRKLGLRGQEISLAGVGRSIGWIAHASEQYNQHHDARPRARYTGTLPTATRIGRR; this is encoded by the coding sequence ATGCCAGATCAAGAAAACCTCTACCTCTCGGCAGAGCAAGCCGCGGCCCTGCTTGGGGTCAGCCTTGCGACGCTGTACGCCTATGTCAGCCGCAAGAACATCCGCTCGATCAAGATTGCCGGTTCGCCCAAACGTCGCTACTGGGCCGAGGACATCCAGCGTTTGGTAAAAGTCCCGGCGGGCGAGAAACATGCCGCGAAACGGCTGTCGCCGTCGGACAGTGCGATTACGCTGATCACCGATGACGGGCTGTTCTACCGGGGACACGACGTCGTCGAATTGGCTGATCACGCAACGGTTGAAGAGGTCGCCGAATTGATCTGGCAAGTGCCTTCGGCCTTCGGCACGTCATTGCCTCGTGCCCCCAACGATGCTGCCAAGCTGTTGAAGATCTATGAGCACATGTCCGCACAAGAGAAAGCCATCGCGCTTTTCCCCCTGGTGCAGCGAGAAAACCCGAAGGCGTTCGATCTTTCCACCGACAGTTACGCCCGCACGGGCGCCGACGTCGTGAGATGGTTTGCCGCATTGGTGGTGGGTGCGACCGAACCGAGCACGCAACCCTTGCATGAATTCATCACCCAGGCCTGCGGCGCCCCGCCTGCCCATGCCGACCTGATCCGGCGCCTGCTGATTCTCAGTATCGATCATGAACTGGACCACGCCACCCACAGCGTCCGCGTCGCCGCCACTACCGGCGCTACGCCTTATTACGCGGTGATCGCCGGGCTTGCAGCGGCCAGGGGCCATAAGGTCGCCTACGGAAGAAATGAAGCCGCCAGCAGGATGATCGAGGAAATCTGCACGGCCCCAGACCCGGCCCAACCCATTCTGCAGCGCTACAGCCAGGAGGGGCATATCGTCGGGTTCGGCGCCAATGTCCATTCAATCAATGACCCGCGCGCCAGCAATCTCCTGGCGGCGTTGACTGCGGTATTCGACGGCGACAGCGAGTTTGCCAAGCTGCAGAAAGCCTTTTCAGTGGCCTCGGAACTCGTTGCCTACCCACCAGAATTCATTCTCATGGTGAGTTTCATTGGCCGGAAACTGGGACTGCGCGGGCAGGAAATTTCCCTGGCGGGCGTCGGTCGCTCGATCGGTTGGATAGCCCACGCCAGCGAGCAATACAACCAACACCACGACGCTCGACCCCGCGCGCGGTATACGGGGACCTTGCCGACGGCGACCAGAATCGGCCGCCGTTGA
- a CDS encoding CitMHS family transporter, translated as MAWLGFAMVVTFMALIISKRLSAVTALILVPVAFGLASGAGPELGGMVMNGVKQVAPTALMLMFAILYFAIMFDAGLFEPVVRKILRYVGNDPLRVVLGTALLATVISFDGDGATTVLIVTTAFLPLYLRLGMNPLILALMLLLTNTVVNLIPWGGPVARAASALHLDVAELFLGLVPAMLAGLAYAFVVAFWIGRKERRRLGWTPASNVATEADPALPILQSETHRPKLFWINLALTAGLMYAMATGLAPLPMLMMVGFSLALLINYPRLAEQKARVAAHSESVLMVIALIFASGAFTGILSGTGMVDGMSEKIVHLIPESGGQYFSIITALVALPLNFLLSNDAFFFGILPVLGAAGAEYGIDPMHIARASVLGQPVHALSPLVAAVYLISGIIKRDMGDMQRYCLLWAIGSSLVLIVTAVITRAII; from the coding sequence ATGGCTTGGTTAGGTTTCGCAATGGTCGTCACGTTTATGGCATTGATCATAAGCAAGCGACTTTCTGCCGTGACGGCACTCATCCTCGTTCCAGTTGCTTTTGGACTGGCCAGTGGGGCAGGGCCGGAATTGGGTGGCATGGTGATGAACGGCGTGAAACAGGTCGCGCCCACCGCACTGATGTTGATGTTTGCAATCTTGTACTTCGCAATCATGTTCGACGCCGGGCTGTTTGAACCCGTCGTGCGAAAAATCCTCCGCTACGTAGGCAATGATCCGCTTCGCGTGGTGCTGGGCACCGCGCTGCTGGCCACGGTTATTTCTTTCGACGGGGATGGCGCAACGACGGTGTTGATCGTAACGACGGCGTTCCTGCCGCTTTACCTTCGCCTCGGCATGAATCCGCTGATTCTCGCGCTGATGCTTCTGTTGACCAATACCGTGGTCAACCTTATTCCCTGGGGAGGGCCGGTGGCGCGAGCCGCCAGTGCGCTTCATCTTGATGTCGCTGAGCTGTTCCTGGGCTTGGTGCCAGCCATGTTGGCGGGACTGGCCTATGCGTTCGTCGTCGCCTTCTGGATCGGCCGCAAAGAGCGGCGGCGTTTGGGTTGGACGCCCGCGTCCAACGTCGCCACAGAGGCCGACCCCGCACTACCCATCCTGCAATCTGAAACGCATAGGCCTAAGCTTTTCTGGATCAACCTCGCGTTGACCGCGGGGCTCATGTACGCCATGGCGACAGGCCTGGCGCCTTTACCGATGTTGATGATGGTCGGTTTTTCCTTGGCGCTGCTGATCAACTATCCGCGCCTGGCGGAGCAGAAGGCCAGAGTCGCGGCTCACTCGGAAAGTGTCCTGATGGTCATCGCCCTGATATTCGCGTCAGGTGCATTCACCGGGATCTTGTCAGGCACCGGCATGGTCGATGGCATGTCCGAAAAGATCGTGCATTTGATCCCGGAAAGCGGCGGCCAATATTTCAGCATCATCACCGCGCTTGTCGCCTTGCCGCTTAATTTCCTGTTATCCAACGACGCGTTTTTCTTCGGGATCTTGCCCGTGCTCGGGGCCGCCGGCGCCGAATACGGCATCGACCCCATGCACATCGCTCGCGCATCGGTACTGGGTCAGCCGGTGCATGCATTGAGTCCATTGGTCGCGGCGGTTTATTTGATCAGCGGAATCATCAAGCGCGACATGGGCGACATGCAACGCTATTGCCTGCTCTGGGCCATAGGCAGCAGCCTGGTGCTGATTGTTACGGCTGTTATTACCCGGGCAATTATCTGA